Proteins encoded in a region of the Novibacillus thermophilus genome:
- a CDS encoding PLP-dependent aminotransferase family protein: MKIELNRHSQIPLAKQIYQELADRILSGQFAKGARLPSVRELARTLHVSPVTVSHALEMLENQKLVTRIQGKGTFVYEEAEPPDESTQRSTSFKLPDYLHRAQDVYYNQKTVAINFALSTVDPSLLPTQVLAESLQHLAHHHPDILGTYGEIQGDLELRQAMAQYLTGENIHVSPQEILVTNGSQQGIDLVARSFLGPGDVVFTEEPTYAAAIDVFRSRGATVVSVPVDEDGMRLDALTVMLDRYEPKLIYTIPTFHNPTGRVMSTKRRKALVDLAADMNCLVLEDDPWSEIFFDTTPPPHIKSMDSHGNVIYLKGLSKILSPGCRIGFLVASVHVLNRLITAKTYADLGNPLLNQKVVLPIIQSPQKIAELFTHLRSVLRKRRDFTIQLLERHAHPDLSWTVPKGGFNLWLSLPDGANANDLLAEAEKRQISFLPGSSCYPGDIEWHHFRVSYAHVDEAVLQKGIRELCVVTATYLASLHDRKGNTPLF, from the coding sequence ATGAAAATCGAACTCAACCGGCATTCCCAAATTCCCCTGGCTAAACAAATCTATCAAGAGCTGGCGGACCGCATTCTGTCCGGTCAGTTCGCCAAAGGGGCCCGACTCCCGTCCGTGCGGGAATTGGCACGCACGCTCCACGTCAGCCCGGTGACTGTGTCCCACGCCCTGGAAATGTTGGAAAACCAAAAACTCGTCACGCGCATTCAAGGGAAAGGAACGTTCGTATACGAAGAAGCGGAGCCGCCGGATGAATCGACACAGCGTAGCACGTCGTTTAAACTACCAGACTACTTGCACCGTGCACAAGACGTGTACTACAACCAAAAGACCGTTGCGATCAACTTTGCCTTGTCCACTGTTGACCCCTCCTTGCTGCCGACACAAGTGTTGGCTGAAAGTTTGCAACACCTGGCGCACCATCATCCGGACATTCTGGGGACGTACGGGGAGATTCAGGGTGACCTCGAACTGAGGCAGGCGATGGCGCAATACTTGACCGGTGAAAACATTCACGTCTCACCCCAAGAAATTCTCGTGACGAACGGTTCACAACAGGGAATTGACCTTGTGGCGCGCAGTTTCTTAGGACCAGGGGATGTCGTCTTCACGGAAGAACCGACGTATGCTGCTGCTATCGACGTCTTTCGCAGCCGCGGTGCGACCGTCGTCTCAGTCCCAGTGGACGAAGACGGCATGCGTCTCGACGCCCTCACGGTTATGCTAGATCGGTACGAACCGAAGTTGATCTATACCATTCCCACGTTTCACAATCCTACCGGCCGTGTCATGAGCACAAAACGGCGAAAAGCGTTAGTCGATTTAGCCGCTGACATGAACTGTCTCGTGTTAGAAGACGACCCGTGGAGCGAAATTTTTTTCGATACAACACCTCCGCCGCACATTAAATCGATGGATTCGCATGGCAATGTCATCTACTTAAAAGGGCTGAGCAAGATACTGTCTCCAGGCTGCCGGATCGGGTTCCTCGTCGCCTCCGTTCACGTATTGAACCGGTTGATCACTGCGAAAACGTACGCTGACTTGGGCAATCCGTTACTAAACCAGAAGGTCGTCCTCCCGATTATCCAATCGCCCCAAAAGATCGCCGAGCTGTTCACCCACTTGAGGTCCGTATTGAGAAAAAGGCGCGACTTCACGATCCAACTGCTAGAACGACACGCCCATCCAGATCTGTCCTGGACCGTGCCGAAAGGCGGGTTTAACCTGTGGCTCTCCTTGCCCGATGGCGCCAACGCTAACGACCTGTTGGCAGAAGCGGAAAAGCGCCAGATCAGCTTCCTCCCCGGCTCTTCCTGCTACCCGGGGGACATCGAATGGCACCACTTCCGGGTGAGTTATGCCCATGTAGACGAGGCCGTATTACAAAAAGGGATACGGGAATTATGTGTCGTGACGGCAACGTACTTAGCCTCCCTTCACGACCGCAAAGGGAATACGCCGCTGTTCTAA
- the pdxS gene encoding pyridoxal 5'-phosphate synthase lyase subunit PdxS, whose protein sequence is MTVNENKLRTKRGMAEMPKGGVIMDVVNAEQAKIAEEAGAVAVMALERVPADIRAAGGVARMADPAVVEKVMNAVSIPVMAKVRIGHFVEARVLEALGVDYIDESEVLTPADDEFHIDKSVFTVPFVCGARDLGEALRRIGEGASMIRTKGEPGTGNIVEAVRHMRLVQSQIRKVHSMSRDELMAEAKRLGAPYDLLRSVHEYGKLPVVNFAAGGVATPADAALMMQLGADGVFVGSGIFKSEHPEKFARAIVEAATNYDDYDRIAALSKNLGTAMSGIDIAGLEPAERMQERGW, encoded by the coding sequence ATGACAGTGAACGAGAATAAATTGAGGACAAAACGCGGCATGGCCGAGATGCCAAAAGGCGGTGTCATTATGGATGTCGTCAACGCCGAGCAGGCGAAAATTGCAGAGGAGGCGGGAGCGGTTGCCGTCATGGCACTGGAACGTGTCCCCGCCGACATCCGCGCAGCCGGCGGTGTCGCCCGAATGGCAGATCCGGCCGTAGTTGAAAAAGTGATGAACGCCGTGTCCATCCCCGTCATGGCCAAAGTGCGCATCGGACATTTTGTGGAGGCTCGCGTCCTCGAAGCGCTCGGAGTGGACTACATTGACGAGAGTGAAGTGCTCACGCCTGCCGATGACGAGTTCCACATCGACAAGTCCGTGTTTACCGTTCCGTTCGTATGCGGTGCTCGGGACCTCGGTGAGGCGTTGCGCCGCATCGGGGAAGGGGCGTCGATGATCCGCACGAAAGGGGAACCGGGGACGGGGAACATTGTGGAGGCGGTTCGCCATATGCGCCTGGTGCAAAGTCAAATACGCAAAGTGCACAGTATGTCCCGGGACGAGTTAATGGCGGAAGCGAAACGGTTAGGGGCGCCGTATGACCTGTTACGGTCCGTTCATGAGTACGGAAAGTTGCCCGTTGTCAACTTCGCGGCAGGTGGTGTCGCCACGCCGGCAGACGCCGCGTTAATGATGCAGTTGGGGGCAGACGGGGTGTTTGTCGGTTCCGGCATCTTTAAGTCAGAACACCCGGAGAAATTTGCTAGGGCCATTGTTGAAGCGGCGACGAATTACGACGATTACGATCGCATCGCTGCGCTGTCTAAAAATTTGGGCACCGCCATGAGCGGTATTGACATCGCTGGTCTGGAACCAGCGGAACGCATGCAGGAGCGTGGATGGTAA
- a CDS encoding DinB family protein, whose amino-acid sequence MGQVEQLMNHWLRHRRVLEELLKTIPDEQIGYKPWDGAMALGELAQHIAASTDMFVSLTKTGDQEIKPPEIADCRTMEEVRHVVTEYTEKTKGTFASLTDEELEIHYDSPHPNFRGPRKNLLLIAIDHEIHHKGQLFVYARMIGRKDLPFFI is encoded by the coding sequence GTGGGACAAGTGGAACAGTTGATGAATCATTGGCTGAGGCACCGCCGCGTTTTAGAAGAATTGCTCAAAACGATTCCGGATGAACAGATCGGCTATAAGCCCTGGGACGGTGCGATGGCACTCGGGGAGCTGGCACAGCACATTGCCGCTTCCACAGACATGTTTGTTTCCCTCACCAAGACGGGGGATCAAGAGATCAAGCCACCGGAAATAGCCGATTGTAGGACGATGGAGGAAGTGCGACACGTCGTCACGGAATATACCGAGAAGACGAAGGGGACATTCGCGTCACTTACAGATGAAGAACTTGAAATACATTACGATTCGCCACATCCAAACTTTCGTGGTCCAAGAAAAAATCTACTCTTGATCGCCATCGATCACGAAATTCACCACAAAGGTCAGCTTTTCGTGTACGCGCGCATGATCGGGAGGAAAGACTTGCCGTTTTTTATATGA
- a CDS encoding DUF423 domain-containing protein, with the protein MKLFVVLGSLNMFLSVALGAFGAHGLAGKIPERMLENWQTATHYHMAHALALLFIGIVADRLGPSSLVSTAGWVIFVGIALFSGSLYAMALTGITKLGAITPLGGVAFLIGWVLVAIAALK; encoded by the coding sequence ATGAAGCTGTTTGTCGTACTGGGCAGTCTCAACATGTTTTTAAGCGTCGCCCTCGGAGCCTTCGGAGCACACGGGTTGGCCGGCAAAATACCGGAGCGCATGTTAGAAAACTGGCAGACAGCCACTCATTACCACATGGCGCACGCCCTCGCCCTGTTGTTTATCGGCATCGTCGCCGATCGCCTCGGACCCTCCAGCCTCGTTTCAACGGCCGGATGGGTGATCTTCGTTGGCATCGCGCTCTTTTCAGGAAGCCTGTACGCAATGGCCTTGACCGGTATCACGAAGCTGGGTGCCATCACCCCCCTAGGCGGTGTTGCCTTTCTCATCGGTTGGGTGTTGGTGGCCATCGCAGCTCTTAAATAG
- a CDS encoding aminotransferase class I/II-fold pyridoxal phosphate-dependent enzyme, translating into MSLRPPFSRIVQKLPPTGPFVPPEAIERKTGKKLALRLGANESSFGVSPLALQAMKEAIQHVPWYGDAENYDLRQALARQLAVGMDNIVIGSGIDELLGLTVRLFLNPGDTVVTSTGAYPTFDYHVEGYGGHIHYVPYRHEKNDLQGLAEAAKQKKARIVYLANPDNPTGTIHTPGDLKSFIAQIPPDCLLILDEAYGEFAPDEAILPMDPSDPRVIRMRTFSKAYGMAGARIGYAVSERKTIAAFEKIRNHFGVNNIAQAGALAALQDREFLQKVVREVAEGRREYDQLAKDLGLSTIPSVTNFVTFNMGSDESARAVINALSERGVFVRRPETPPFNRYIRVTVGTPAERAQFSDIFREEVHKRL; encoded by the coding sequence ATGTCTTTACGTCCGCCTTTTTCAAGGATTGTTCAAAAACTTCCCCCTACCGGTCCGTTTGTACCTCCTGAGGCGATCGAGAGAAAGACCGGGAAAAAACTGGCGTTGCGGCTGGGAGCAAACGAGAGCAGTTTCGGTGTTTCCCCGCTGGCACTTCAAGCCATGAAAGAAGCCATTCAACACGTCCCGTGGTACGGTGACGCGGAAAATTACGACCTGCGCCAGGCTCTCGCCCGCCAACTGGCAGTCGGGATGGACAACATCGTCATCGGCAGCGGGATCGACGAATTGCTCGGATTAACCGTGCGCCTCTTTCTCAATCCCGGCGACACAGTAGTCACGTCTACAGGCGCATACCCGACCTTCGACTACCACGTCGAAGGTTACGGCGGTCACATCCACTATGTCCCTTACCGTCACGAGAAGAACGACTTGCAGGGGTTAGCCGAAGCGGCGAAACAGAAAAAGGCCCGCATCGTTTACTTGGCCAATCCGGACAACCCGACAGGGACGATCCACACCCCTGGCGATCTCAAATCGTTTATCGCCCAAATTCCTCCCGATTGTTTGTTGATACTGGATGAAGCGTACGGAGAGTTCGCCCCGGATGAAGCCATTCTCCCGATGGATCCCAGTGACCCGCGCGTGATCCGCATGCGCACGTTTTCCAAAGCGTACGGTATGGCCGGAGCGCGCATCGGTTATGCCGTCTCGGAACGAAAGACGATCGCCGCCTTTGAAAAAATTCGGAACCACTTTGGCGTTAACAACATCGCCCAGGCTGGAGCACTCGCCGCGCTTCAAGACCGTGAGTTCTTGCAAAAGGTGGTCCGCGAAGTAGCAGAGGGGCGCCGCGAATACGACCAACTGGCGAAAGACCTCGGCCTGTCCACGATACCGTCCGTCACCAATTTCGTCACCTTTAATATGGGCTCAGACGAAAGCGCGCGCGCCGTCATAAATGCACTGTCGGAACGGGGAGTCTTTGTGCGCCGCCCGGAGACGCCGCCATTCAACCGTTATATCCGCGTCACAGTTGGTACCCCGGCAGAGCGGGCACAGTTCAGTGACATCTTCCGCGAAGAGGTCCACAAACGCTTGTAA
- a CDS encoding IS1380 family transposase has translation MKTEFTLKNATSHAGSKPLLAYLEKIKLEDAFRQIGCGKGRNTLFPFFKILMYLLVGWLLGCERIFHFRSLRDDSLVRRFLGGRCPHHTLLYKELCRAAVSMPTIRRDLKALNLDLITPCLSDECILDLDSTVETVYGNQEGAEVGTNAQKPGRKSFQPLIAFEGKSRLYLNAELRSGNTHCSRNAHTFAKETLQRLPKSCKVKYARFDKGFGGETFYSFWEGKQIGYVGKLKWTHRLAKEVAKCPHWKRYVDGDVIIEGLCLVYKATSWKKARMVVVIRKAERYDGDQLQFDFLWDYEAIVTNLDWEPIDIWRFYNQRACMENYIKEVKHGFSIHRIPTDSFKANEIDLLLKLLAYNVFERFKMDCCEPVHRRYTIARFRKEFFHVPGTIIYRSRQVILKIAAAFQNEYSWRRMEERVVLLQ, from the coding sequence ATGAAAACAGAATTCACGCTAAAGAATGCAACCTCACACGCAGGGAGTAAACCCTTGCTTGCGTACCTTGAAAAAATCAAACTGGAAGACGCTTTTCGTCAGATAGGTTGCGGGAAAGGCCGGAATACGCTTTTTCCGTTCTTCAAGATCTTGATGTACCTTTTAGTCGGATGGCTACTGGGTTGCGAACGTATATTCCATTTCCGCTCATTGCGAGACGATTCGCTGGTACGTCGATTTTTAGGTGGACGTTGTCCCCATCACACTCTTTTGTATAAAGAACTGTGCCGCGCTGCTGTCTCCATGCCCACGATCCGTCGGGACTTGAAGGCATTAAACCTTGATCTCATCACTCCCTGCCTATCCGACGAATGCATTCTCGACCTCGATTCCACCGTTGAGACGGTGTACGGGAATCAGGAAGGGGCCGAAGTTGGGACAAACGCTCAAAAGCCCGGACGTAAAAGCTTCCAACCACTCATCGCCTTTGAAGGAAAGTCCCGTCTTTACCTTAATGCCGAACTGCGTTCAGGCAATACGCATTGTTCCCGCAATGCCCATACTTTCGCGAAGGAAACCCTTCAACGTCTTCCTAAATCGTGTAAAGTCAAGTATGCCCGATTCGACAAAGGATTCGGCGGCGAAACCTTCTATAGTTTTTGGGAAGGCAAACAGATCGGCTACGTTGGCAAACTCAAATGGACGCATCGGTTAGCCAAAGAAGTCGCCAAATGTCCTCATTGGAAACGCTATGTGGACGGAGACGTCATCATCGAAGGCCTTTGTTTAGTGTACAAAGCCACTTCTTGGAAAAAGGCTCGAATGGTGGTCGTCATCAGGAAAGCCGAACGCTACGATGGTGATCAACTCCAATTCGACTTTCTTTGGGATTACGAAGCAATCGTGACCAATTTGGATTGGGAGCCCATCGACATTTGGCGTTTTTACAATCAGCGCGCGTGCATGGAGAACTACATCAAAGAAGTGAAGCACGGCTTTTCGATTCACCGTATTCCGACAGATTCGTTTAAAGCCAATGAAATCGATCTGTTGCTGAAGCTGTTGGCCTACAATGTATTCGAGCGTTTTAAGATGGACTGCTGTGAACCGGTTCATCGCCGCTATACCATTGCACGATTTCGTAAGGAGTTTTTCCATGTCCCTGGTACGATCATCTATCGCAGTCGCCAAGTCATTCTAAAAATCGCGGCAGCCTTCCAAAATGAGTACAGTTGGCGGCGCATGGAAGAACGGGTGGTTCTCCTACAATAA
- a CDS encoding EamA family transporter — protein sequence MKRSVAALLVLLGGASYGLLGTFVNFGYGEGYTVGEMTGSQMFFGALFLWVVALFNRRTWKKMRIKTVLLLVSAGSLNGLTGVLYYSSMQTVPASIAIVLLFQFAWVGMLYAWLFDGLKPTKPMLVSLVLILVGTFFAADVFTGGFEGLSPWGVLSGFLSAFTFAGFIYVSGRLATEVTPWLRSPLMVSGAALAIFVLFPPSFFTSGALVEGLWKYTFPLALFGAVVPTVCFTMGAPRLKSGVATILSSIELPVAVVMAYLVLKETVHFWRWFGVLLILFAIAYGELREKKAGSTEPQSK from the coding sequence ATGAAACGTAGCGTCGCTGCCCTGCTTGTCCTTTTAGGTGGAGCCAGCTACGGCTTGTTGGGCACGTTCGTCAATTTTGGATACGGAGAAGGGTATACAGTCGGAGAAATGACAGGCAGCCAAATGTTTTTTGGGGCTCTTTTTTTATGGGTCGTCGCTTTGTTCAACCGGCGGACGTGGAAGAAAATGCGGATAAAGACGGTTTTGCTCCTCGTGTCGGCAGGTTCCCTTAACGGACTGACGGGGGTATTGTACTATAGTTCGATGCAAACCGTTCCGGCGTCCATCGCCATTGTATTGCTGTTCCAGTTTGCGTGGGTCGGCATGCTGTACGCTTGGCTGTTCGACGGACTGAAGCCAACGAAACCGATGCTCGTCTCACTTGTCCTCATCCTGGTTGGAACATTTTTTGCGGCGGATGTGTTTACGGGCGGATTTGAAGGCCTTTCGCCGTGGGGCGTGTTGTCCGGCTTTTTGTCGGCTTTTACGTTTGCCGGCTTTATTTACGTGAGCGGGAGACTGGCGACGGAAGTCACACCTTGGTTGCGGAGCCCGCTGATGGTATCGGGGGCAGCCCTCGCCATTTTTGTGCTGTTTCCCCCTTCGTTTTTCACCTCAGGGGCACTGGTCGAAGGGTTGTGGAAATATACCTTCCCCCTCGCGTTATTCGGTGCTGTCGTTCCGACGGTCTGTTTTACGATGGGAGCCCCCAGGCTGAAAAGCGGAGTGGCTACCATCTTGAGCTCCATCGAATTGCCGGTGGCCGTCGTCATGGCGTATCTCGTGTTGAAGGAGACCGTTCACTTTTGGCGGTGGTTCGGTGTTCTCTTGATACTGTTCGCCATTGCTTACGGAGAGTTGCGCGAAAAAAAGGCAGGAAGCACGGAACCTCAGTCGAAATAA
- a CDS encoding DUF3221 domain-containing protein, with product MGRFTRWSAWVAFALLIGCGTGQVQGGDDIGSEPDGKIDIRGVVRELEHDEQNNSEAEQDEGSERDPDDPISSDDPVTPTPVKDVIGHILVEGEMEADTVHDKANITVKKQTVIEKQLGHDTVPAAFNDVKTGSTVEVTFTGPVEESYPVGAIAGKIVIIERD from the coding sequence ATGGGACGGTTCACCAGGTGGAGTGCGTGGGTAGCCTTCGCATTGCTGATTGGTTGCGGCACTGGACAGGTGCAGGGAGGAGATGACATCGGCTCAGAACCTGACGGGAAAATCGATATCCGGGGAGTCGTTCGGGAACTTGAGCACGATGAACAAAACAACAGCGAAGCAGAGCAAGACGAGGGATCGGAACGCGACCCAGATGATCCGATTTCCAGTGACGATCCGGTCACACCGACACCGGTAAAAGATGTGATCGGCCACATTTTGGTCGAGGGGGAAATGGAAGCCGACACTGTACACGACAAAGCCAATATTACAGTTAAAAAGCAAACCGTTATCGAAAAACAGCTGGGACATGACACCGTCCCCGCTGCGTTTAACGATGTGAAAACAGGTTCGACAGTCGAAGTCACCTTTACAGGGCCCGTCGAGGAGTCGTACCCGGTCGGCGCCATTGCCGGTAAAATCGTCATAATAGAAAGAGATTAA
- a CDS encoding response regulator transcription factor has product MYRIFIVEDDTKIRDILSDYLQKYGYDVVAAQDYRRIKEEFSAAQPNLVLLDINLPWYDGFYWCRQIRTISNVPIIFISARDGGMDQVMALENGGDDYMTKPFHFEVVLAKVKSVLRRAYGEYAVHAMSPRDVYDVGGLYLYRDQQSVEWKGKRLELSKKEFLLLDCLASKVNQIVSREELLEALWDDTHFVDDNTLSVNVTRVRKKLELLGIERAIETKRGQGYRLVQKWG; this is encoded by the coding sequence ATGTACCGTATTTTTATCGTTGAAGACGATACGAAAATCCGCGACATCCTCAGTGACTATTTACAAAAGTACGGGTACGACGTTGTCGCGGCACAGGACTACAGACGGATAAAAGAAGAATTTAGTGCCGCCCAGCCGAATTTGGTATTACTGGACATTAACCTGCCGTGGTATGACGGGTTTTACTGGTGCCGGCAGATCCGCACCATCTCCAATGTGCCCATTATCTTTATTTCCGCCCGGGACGGCGGGATGGACCAGGTCATGGCGTTAGAAAACGGGGGCGACGACTACATGACGAAGCCGTTCCACTTTGAAGTGGTGCTGGCAAAGGTGAAAAGTGTGTTGCGGAGAGCGTACGGGGAGTACGCCGTACACGCCATGTCGCCGCGCGACGTTTACGACGTTGGCGGTCTTTACTTGTACCGGGACCAACAGTCAGTGGAGTGGAAGGGGAAGCGTCTGGAATTGAGCAAAAAAGAGTTTTTGCTCTTGGACTGTCTGGCAAGTAAAGTAAACCAGATTGTGTCCCGGGAGGAGTTGTTAGAAGCGCTGTGGGATGATACGCATTTTGTCGATGACAACACCCTGTCGGTCAATGTGACGAGAGTGAGAAAAAAGTTAGAGCTGCTCGGCATTGAACGCGCGATAGAGACGAAGCGCGGACAAGGGTACCGTCTGGTGCAAAAATGGGGGTAA
- a CDS encoding HAMP domain-containing histidine kinase: MNVKSFLVDRIVYIVAYAFNVALVLIVVQLGLFENDAPLSWENVLYAVVLSAVVFILFFFLDYVRQRPFYKRLNLLRQRGIDPANAPLLQRPVTREQNVFREVLEQQHRDNASRLAQLRQHRKQHVHFVNQWVHQMKTPVSVIQLLLQKLAETRGYAEQRTIRDSMWEETEKLVHGLETMLYTARLDDFALDVKGDRVDVVHLLREVVHQHKKACIRYAVFPKMETEQEEVVVQTDAKWMRFVLNQLMTNGIKYSRNQPGSQTLQIRVFEDEVGWHVSIRDEGIGIPKQDLPRVFDAFFTGANGREFPESTGMGLYLAKQVCDRLGHRLRLQSEVGEGTTATVTFLKNRHVHER; the protein is encoded by the coding sequence ATGAATGTGAAATCGTTTTTAGTTGACCGCATCGTTTATATTGTGGCCTACGCTTTTAATGTCGCCCTCGTGTTAATCGTTGTCCAGTTAGGACTGTTTGAAAACGATGCGCCCCTCAGCTGGGAGAACGTTCTCTACGCGGTTGTGTTGTCGGCTGTCGTCTTCATTTTGTTTTTCTTCCTCGACTACGTCCGGCAGCGCCCTTTTTACAAAAGGCTCAATCTTTTGAGGCAAAGGGGGATTGACCCTGCCAACGCTCCTCTGTTGCAGAGGCCAGTTACGCGGGAGCAGAACGTCTTCCGGGAGGTATTGGAGCAGCAGCATCGGGATAATGCGAGCCGTTTAGCCCAATTGCGTCAGCACAGGAAGCAACACGTCCATTTCGTGAACCAGTGGGTTCATCAGATGAAAACACCGGTGTCCGTCATCCAGCTTTTGTTACAAAAGCTTGCGGAAACGAGAGGGTATGCCGAGCAGCGGACTATACGCGACAGCATGTGGGAAGAGACGGAAAAACTGGTGCACGGTCTGGAGACGATGCTATACACAGCCCGGCTGGATGACTTCGCCCTCGACGTGAAGGGCGACCGCGTGGACGTTGTTCACTTGTTGCGCGAAGTCGTGCATCAGCACAAAAAAGCGTGCATCCGCTACGCCGTGTTTCCGAAAATGGAGACCGAACAGGAAGAGGTCGTCGTCCAGACAGACGCCAAGTGGATGCGTTTTGTCTTGAACCAGCTAATGACGAATGGGATAAAATATTCCCGGAACCAACCGGGCAGTCAAACACTGCAGATCCGAGTGTTCGAAGATGAGGTCGGGTGGCATGTCAGCATTCGCGACGAAGGGATTGGCATCCCGAAGCAAGACCTCCCGCGGGTGTTTGACGCTTTCTTTACCGGAGCGAACGGCCGGGAGTTTCCCGAATCGACGGGAATGGGGTTGTACCTGGCGAAGCAAGTGTGCGACCGGCTCGGCCACCGGTTGCGTCTCCAGTCTGAAGTAGGAGAAGGGACGACTGCTACTGTCACATTTCTCAAAAACCGCCATGTGCACGAAAGGTGA
- a CDS encoding ABC transporter ATP-binding protein, whose amino-acid sequence MAVLQATSLKKVYGSEKGGVVHTALNELSLKVEGGEFVGIMGPSGSGKTTFLNILATIDQPTSGSVEVNGVNPMQLKNEDLALFRRRQLGFIFQDFNLLDTLSIKENIMLPLVLDRKPVREIERRVSEVAESLHIESILEKRTYEVSGGQQQRAAAARAIIHRPAIVLADEPTGNLDSKSSKDLMASLQRLNEKQQTTILMVTHDPFAASFCERIVFIQDGAFFSEIRKGSHRQAFFQDILDGLSLLGGDVSEFTHPRP is encoded by the coding sequence ATGGCGGTTTTACAGGCAACATCACTGAAAAAAGTGTACGGGTCAGAGAAAGGGGGCGTCGTCCATACCGCTTTAAACGAGCTCTCCCTCAAAGTGGAAGGGGGAGAATTTGTCGGGATCATGGGCCCTTCGGGCAGCGGGAAGACGACCTTCCTCAACATTTTGGCGACGATCGATCAACCGACATCCGGTTCAGTGGAAGTGAACGGCGTGAACCCGATGCAATTGAAAAATGAAGACCTCGCTTTATTCAGGCGGCGGCAGCTCGGGTTCATCTTTCAAGACTTTAATTTGTTGGACACACTGTCTATCAAAGAAAACATCATGTTGCCCCTCGTGTTGGATCGTAAACCAGTGAGGGAGATCGAAAGGCGGGTGTCGGAAGTGGCCGAATCGTTGCATATTGAATCTATACTGGAAAAGCGGACGTACGAAGTGTCCGGCGGGCAACAGCAGAGAGCAGCGGCTGCCCGGGCGATTATTCACCGGCCGGCCATTGTACTGGCAGATGAACCGACGGGCAACCTCGATTCTAAATCGTCCAAAGATTTGATGGCCTCCCTGCAGAGGTTGAACGAAAAACAGCAGACGACGATTCTGATGGTGACCCACGATCCGTTTGCCGCCAGCTTCTGCGAACGCATTGTCTTTATTCAGGATGGCGCGTTCTTCTCGGAAATCCGAAAAGGGTCTCACCGTCAAGCCTTCTTCCAGGACATTCTCGACGGGTTGTCCTTGTTAGGAGGGGATGTCAGTGAATTTACGCACCCTCGCCCTTAA